In Leptolyngbya sp. CCY15150, the following are encoded in one genomic region:
- a CDS encoding IS982 family transposase, which produces MKRAKAHKTFRGLAGWGKSSVGWYFGFKLHLIMNERGELLAATLTPGNTDDRKPVPEMTQGLVGKLFGDRGYISQALFETLFERGLELITKRRKNMKNSLMPLLDKVLLRKRLIIETIHDQLKHLCQIEHSRHRSPSNSQYGGSTGIGRDV; this is translated from the coding sequence GTGAAGCGTGCGAAAGCCCACAAGACCTTCCGTGGATTGGCGGGTTGGGGCAAATCATCGGTGGGGTGGTATTTCGGCTTCAAGCTCCACCTGATCATGAATGAGCGAGGCGAACTGCTGGCGGCAACCCTAACGCCGGGCAATACCGACGACCGTAAGCCGGTGCCTGAGATGACTCAAGGCTTGGTTGGCAAACTGTTTGGCGATCGGGGATACATCTCGCAGGCGCTGTTTGAGACCCTCTTTGAGCGCGGGTTGGAACTGATAACCAAACGCCGCAAGAACATGAAGAATTCCCTGATGCCGCTGCTGGACAAGGTGCTGCTACGCAAGCGTCTCATTATTGAGACGATCCATGACCAGCTCAAGCACTTGTGTCAGATTGAGCATTCGCGGCACCGCAGCCCCAGCAATTCTCAGTATGGCGGCTCAACTGGTATT